One window from the genome of Gimesia aquarii encodes:
- a CDS encoding MutS-related protein, whose product MQPSPIKQSPQLEYEQRLESRASKVRALTKQSDLYSNLRGFVFLAAVAILMASTIWGLFSLQLIWPPILTFILLIILHARCVRRLRQARLAEVYYRTSLDRLNDQWIDVRPTGEEFFDPQHMYAGDLDLLGRGSLFQLMCSARTKLGEETLARWLLSPASTKEIKERQQAVEELRNELDFREELELLEAEVHNDIEQTHLSEWVQQPLTTIPAPLQWASVIMGIFAACTVISWMLSYTGIAPICVAIIIQVCLLFFIGPRIRELLNQTDEVRNGLAVLSDVLSLIEQRQFEAPHLKAIVSALETDGIPPSQSIAQLRRQIQGLNNCFRNQFSAPLAILLGIPFHYVYAIQRWIIHLGPHCPDWLSAVGEFEALCSLAGYAYEHPEDPFPEIIESEVGPCLEATELGHPLIPLNEVVRNDVTLNAENRLLMISGSNMSGKSTLMRTVGTNFVLAMIGAPVRAAKFTVSPMQAGTAMRVQDSLQQGASLFYQSVARLSAVVHLADDPMPVLFLLDEILQGTNSHDRRIGAQSVIETLIERGGIGIVTTHDLALTEITTQFGNQAKNVHFEDQLIDGEMTFDYRMRPGIVEHSNALELMKMMGIELKALNTESDQKKI is encoded by the coding sequence ATGCAACCTTCCCCAATTAAGCAATCCCCCCAATTAGAATACGAACAACGGCTCGAGAGTCGTGCGAGCAAGGTACGAGCACTCACAAAACAAAGCGACCTCTATTCAAATCTGCGAGGTTTCGTATTTCTAGCCGCGGTGGCGATCTTAATGGCATCTACAATCTGGGGACTTTTCAGCCTACAGTTGATTTGGCCTCCCATTTTGACGTTTATTTTACTCATTATTTTACACGCACGCTGTGTTCGTCGTTTGAGACAAGCTCGACTTGCAGAAGTATATTACCGAACTTCACTTGATCGTCTGAACGATCAATGGATCGATGTCCGTCCGACGGGTGAGGAATTTTTTGATCCACAGCATATGTATGCCGGTGACCTCGATCTCCTCGGGCGAGGATCACTCTTTCAGCTCATGTGCAGCGCGCGAACCAAACTAGGTGAAGAGACACTGGCGCGCTGGTTACTTTCTCCTGCTTCAACAAAGGAAATCAAAGAACGCCAACAGGCCGTTGAAGAACTTCGAAACGAGTTGGATTTTCGCGAAGAACTTGAATTGCTGGAAGCGGAAGTCCACAACGATATCGAGCAAACACATTTATCAGAGTGGGTGCAACAACCGCTGACAACAATTCCCGCTCCGTTACAATGGGCATCGGTAATTATGGGCATCTTTGCTGCCTGTACTGTCATCAGTTGGATGCTTTCCTATACCGGCATCGCCCCCATTTGTGTCGCAATTATCATTCAGGTCTGCTTATTATTTTTTATCGGACCTCGAATCCGCGAATTACTGAACCAGACTGATGAAGTCCGTAACGGCTTAGCGGTACTCTCGGATGTATTGTCTCTGATAGAACAAAGACAATTTGAAGCCCCTCATTTAAAAGCCATCGTTTCAGCATTAGAAACAGACGGGATTCCTCCATCACAAAGTATTGCTCAACTACGCCGACAGATTCAGGGATTGAATAACTGTTTTCGTAATCAATTTTCTGCTCCATTAGCCATCTTATTGGGGATTCCTTTTCACTACGTTTACGCCATCCAGCGCTGGATCATTCACTTAGGGCCACATTGCCCCGATTGGTTGTCAGCCGTTGGAGAATTCGAAGCCTTGTGTTCACTCGCCGGGTACGCTTACGAACATCCCGAAGATCCTTTTCCTGAAATTATTGAATCAGAAGTCGGACCATGTCTGGAAGCAACTGAGCTGGGACACCCCTTAATCCCACTCAATGAGGTCGTTCGCAACGATGTTACATTGAATGCAGAAAATCGATTGCTCATGATTAGTGGCTCGAATATGTCAGGCAAAAGCACACTGATGCGAACAGTAGGTACAAACTTCGTGCTTGCAATGATCGGGGCGCCAGTGCGCGCTGCCAAGTTCACTGTTTCGCCAATGCAGGCAGGAACTGCGATGCGAGTTCAAGATTCGCTACAACAGGGAGCCTCGCTGTTCTATCAATCAGTTGCACGACTTTCGGCTGTCGTCCATTTGGCGGACGATCCTATGCCTGTTCTATTTTTACTCGATGAAATCTTGCAAGGCACCAATTCCCATGATCGCCGCATAGGTGCGCAAAGTGTGATTGAAACTCTGATTGAACGAGGGGGAATTGGAATCGTCACAACTCACGATCTGGCACTGACAGAAATTACGACCCAATTCGGAAATCAGGCAAAGAACGTTCATTTTGAAGACCAGCTCATTGATGGCGAAATGACTTTTGATTATCGCATGCGGCCTGGAATCGTCGAACACAGTAATGCTCTGGAATTGATGAAAATGATGGGGATTGAACTGAAGGCGTTGAATACTGAATCCGATCAAAAAAAAATCTGA
- the rplM gene encoding 50S ribosomal protein L13, with translation MANAKTIDPQWFVVDADNMIVGRLATKLATVLMGKHKPSYTPHVDTGDYVVVVNCDKVRFSGKSLAHETHPYFSKKMLQKTYSSYSGYPSGLKSVSAEKKLERGQSTQVLSEAVRRMLPKNKLGRQMLKKLKLYAGPTHEHQSQKPQDMPDYLLP, from the coding sequence ATGGCAAATGCAAAAACGATTGACCCTCAATGGTTCGTTGTTGATGCAGATAACATGATTGTGGGGCGGCTCGCCACGAAGCTTGCTACTGTTTTAATGGGTAAGCACAAGCCAAGTTATACCCCTCACGTTGATACCGGGGATTACGTTGTTGTTGTAAACTGTGACAAGGTAAGGTTTTCTGGCAAATCACTTGCTCATGAGACTCACCCCTATTTCTCGAAGAAAATGTTACAAAAGACCTATTCCTCATATAGTGGCTATCCCAGTGGTTTGAAATCTGTATCCGCAGAAAAGAAGTTGGAGCGTGGTCAATCGACTCAGGTCCTTTCTGAGGCCGTTCGGCGGATGCTCCCCAAAAATAAGCTGGGCCGCCAAATGTTGAAAAAACTGAAATTATATGCAGGACCTACTCACGAACATCAATCGCAAAAGCCTCAGGACATGCCAGACTATCTGCTGCCGTAG
- the mgtE gene encoding magnesium transporter — MYGRLLLPELQVLLEENDTEGIKEFCDALYPAVTSEILEELDSQDVWRVLSCCEPEKQAEIFQFLALPQQIEIVDVIERGPLSKLIEEMAPDDRVDLLSRMDEERVEELLPLIAQAERSDIRKLLSYPEDSAGAIMTTEYASLPENISVAQALEKLRLQAPDSEIISYIYIVDESRRLQGIVSLRELIFARPTRPLAELTNRDVISVRVDDDQEFVAQQMAKYDFVAIPVVDHQNQLVGIVTHDDAIDIMQEEATEDTYRLAAVEPLEDSYLSTSLRTVVQKRVGWLIFLLVPSFLAAKVLQHYEGLSDRYEWLVLFIPLILASGGNAGSQSATLIIRAMALESNIPQGDLTALLRKEIQLGLMLGGVLASISFIIAWAFTAYLIQATVVGLAVFLVVLMGISAGGMLPMGFRRLGMDPALMSNPFITALVDILGLVIYFQVAIYLVS, encoded by the coding sequence ATGTATGGGCGATTATTGCTTCCGGAACTTCAAGTACTGCTGGAAGAAAATGATACGGAAGGAATCAAGGAATTTTGCGATGCCCTCTATCCTGCGGTGACTTCAGAGATTCTGGAAGAGCTTGACAGTCAGGATGTCTGGCGTGTGCTCTCTTGTTGTGAGCCTGAGAAGCAGGCTGAGATATTCCAGTTCCTGGCCTTACCTCAACAGATTGAAATTGTAGATGTTATTGAACGTGGTCCGCTTTCGAAGCTGATTGAGGAAATGGCCCCTGATGACCGCGTCGATTTGTTGTCACGGATGGATGAAGAGCGTGTCGAGGAACTATTGCCTTTGATTGCGCAGGCGGAGCGAAGTGATATCCGTAAACTGCTTTCTTATCCGGAAGACAGTGCCGGCGCCATCATGACGACGGAATATGCTTCACTGCCAGAGAATATTTCTGTAGCACAAGCTCTGGAAAAATTGAGGCTCCAGGCACCAGACAGCGAAATTATTTCCTATATTTATATCGTTGATGAATCGCGTCGTTTGCAGGGCATTGTGTCTTTGCGTGAATTGATTTTTGCCCGTCCGACTCGCCCTTTGGCAGAATTGACCAATCGGGATGTGATCTCCGTGCGTGTAGATGATGACCAGGAATTTGTAGCCCAGCAAATGGCAAAGTACGATTTCGTGGCCATTCCTGTGGTTGATCATCAGAACCAGTTAGTGGGAATCGTAACGCATGATGACGCTATCGACATTATGCAGGAAGAAGCGACCGAAGACACATATCGTTTGGCGGCTGTCGAACCTTTGGAAGACAGTTATCTCTCCACATCGTTGCGGACTGTGGTCCAGAAACGTGTTGGTTGGCTGATTTTTTTATTAGTACCTTCATTTTTGGCTGCGAAAGTTTTGCAGCACTATGAAGGACTTTCGGACAGGTATGAATGGCTGGTTTTATTCATTCCCCTTATTCTCGCCAGTGGTGGTAACGCCGGTTCTCAGTCAGCGACTTTAATCATTCGGGCCATGGCGCTAGAGTCGAATATCCCGCAAGGTGATTTGACTGCGCTATTGCGTAAAGAAATCCAACTGGGTCTGATGTTGGGAGGGGTTCTTGCTTCAATCAGTTTTATCATTGCCTGGGCTTTTACCGCGTACCTCATTCAGGCAACTGTAGTGGGATTAGCTGTTTTTTTAGTCGTATTGATGGGGATCTCAGCGGGTGGCATGTTGCCAATGGGATTCCGTCGGTTGGGTATGGATCCGGCGCTGATGTCGAATCCCTTTATCACGGCACTGGTCGATATCCTGGGATTGGTGATCTACTTCCAGGTAGCCATTTATCTGGTCAGTTAA
- the der gene encoding ribosome biogenesis GTPase Der, producing the protein MAVPKIAIVGRPNVGKSSIFNWLAGHRVAIVDPTAGVTRDRVTYLVNEQDRYFELVDTGGIGITDSDDLSEDIERQIQVGIDEADLILFVVDGTMGVAHLDEEVAQRLRSIEKPKILCINKCDSTKTDDEAAQFFRLTNAPVVLTSVKGNRNRKELVKALLDHLPPAEEFEETEGEALSAEPELKIAIVGRRNVGKSTFINALAESERMIVSEVAGTTRDSVDIRFEFDDKSFLAIDTPGVRKRKSLANDIEYYGLARAKRSIRRANVVLMFFDSQETISKVDKQLVAEIDENYKPCIFVINKWDLGRESQMTSEKWDEYLTSEFRTMRHAPVAFVTARDSRNIKQVINLAQTIYKQSRLRISTGRLNKIVRAAIHNNQPPYSKNRRPKIFYATQVATEPPTIVLKCNDSKLFTESWKRYLSGVLREQLPFKEIPVKLYYRSKDLKEETGPSLDMIDSDEFLEDFSQEKL; encoded by the coding sequence ATGGCTGTACCCAAAATTGCCATTGTGGGACGTCCCAATGTTGGCAAAAGTTCAATTTTCAACTGGCTTGCCGGCCATCGTGTTGCCATCGTCGACCCCACGGCAGGTGTCACCCGGGATCGTGTGACGTATCTGGTGAACGAACAAGATCGTTACTTCGAGCTGGTTGATACAGGTGGAATTGGCATTACTGACAGTGATGATTTATCAGAAGATATCGAACGCCAGATTCAAGTGGGAATTGACGAAGCAGACCTGATTCTGTTTGTGGTCGACGGCACAATGGGAGTGGCCCATTTGGATGAAGAGGTCGCTCAACGATTGAGATCAATAGAAAAACCAAAAATTCTCTGTATCAATAAATGTGATTCAACAAAAACAGATGATGAAGCGGCACAATTCTTTCGCCTGACCAATGCACCGGTCGTCTTAACCAGCGTCAAAGGAAATCGGAACCGCAAAGAACTTGTTAAAGCCCTCCTCGATCACCTGCCACCTGCTGAAGAATTCGAAGAAACAGAGGGAGAAGCGCTTTCAGCCGAGCCGGAACTGAAGATTGCCATAGTAGGGCGCCGTAATGTAGGCAAGAGTACCTTTATCAATGCACTGGCAGAATCAGAAAGAATGATTGTCAGTGAAGTTGCCGGCACAACCCGGGATAGTGTCGATATTCGTTTTGAATTTGACGATAAATCATTCCTCGCCATAGATACCCCTGGAGTACGCAAACGAAAAAGCCTGGCTAACGATATCGAATACTATGGATTGGCACGTGCCAAACGCAGCATTCGGCGGGCCAACGTAGTGTTGATGTTTTTTGATTCCCAGGAAACGATTTCCAAAGTCGACAAACAACTGGTCGCCGAAATCGACGAAAACTACAAGCCTTGTATTTTTGTGATTAATAAATGGGACCTGGGACGTGAAAGTCAAATGACGTCTGAAAAGTGGGATGAGTATTTAACCTCGGAGTTTCGTACAATGCGACATGCTCCAGTGGCTTTTGTGACCGCCCGTGATTCGCGAAACATCAAACAAGTTATCAATCTGGCACAAACCATTTATAAACAATCCCGCCTCCGAATTTCGACGGGTCGCTTGAATAAAATCGTTCGCGCAGCAATCCATAATAATCAACCACCCTATTCAAAAAATCGACGCCCCAAAATCTTTTATGCCACACAAGTCGCCACCGAACCACCGACGATCGTACTGAAGTGCAACGACTCTAAACTCTTCACGGAATCCTGGAAACGTTACCTGAGCGGTGTTTTACGTGAGCAACTTCCTTTCAAAGAGATCCCCGTTAAACTTTACTATCGATCCAAAGACCTCAAGGAAGAGACCGGTCCCAGCCTGGATATGATCGACAGTGATGAATTCCTGGAAGATTTTTCACAAGAAAAATTATAG
- the flgL gene encoding flagellar hook-associated protein FlgL, whose amino-acid sequence MSIGPILPGRLPSTMLSERLKVSLNNNSLELARLQQQVATGQKFTIASESPAAALRTIVLQSAFERQEQYQTNIATNTSLLTTSESALLGVGDALNQAKSLSLTGIGSTVTDAERQALADEVASLRTQVVNIGNTQFRGQYLFSGSETEVAPFEELANGQVVYRGDTHQIQSYLDSQILLPNNFDGITAFSASTPEVGNDINPALTLQTKISDLNSGRGVNLDSITVTLDNGTPQTQTVDVSGAETIQDLKTLLENAFSGGPLTLTVDVDPASLNGLRLTPSAGTVAVSNVAGSTLATDLGIASAAVAQVNGTDIDPGITLQTTLASLNGGTGIGTTTGKGLVINNGGKTETIDLSTANTIEDVFNLIRTLDPNLTLGINKNQNGLAISSRISGADFSIGENDGGANAAGLGIATFSASTPLSELNYGRGVDVDSSNQLQIIRRDGSTIDIDLSGSVTVQDVIDKINDFETFDGTTLLADLNLGQGVPVGATTLDITRRDASVVNVNLAGDTTVQDVLDSINAIDPGNLVASIDPTTNAIQITDNSGAGPLSIASDVVSQALGLAVTEPGTNNTVPLQGNFIPIHLQATLNTTGNGLTIFDASGTGPLEIPPIELAFALGIDGVETGNDPLVGLVGKDPNPKESTGVLSLLSRLETGLRNGNDQEIERIGALIDVEIGRMTRVRGDIGSRLKVLEEADNRLKDQAVELEATLSKEFEVDLTEVIVEITQRQTAFEANLQVTSQALQLTLLSFL is encoded by the coding sequence ATGAGTATTGGTCCCATATTACCAGGTCGCCTGCCCTCTACAATGCTCTCAGAGAGGCTGAAGGTTTCGCTGAATAATAATTCTTTGGAATTAGCGCGACTTCAGCAGCAAGTTGCTACGGGGCAGAAATTTACTATTGCCAGCGAATCTCCTGCAGCGGCCTTACGTACTATTGTTTTGCAGAGTGCGTTCGAACGACAGGAACAGTATCAGACGAATATCGCCACCAATACAAGTTTATTAACAACAAGTGAGTCTGCACTACTAGGTGTTGGTGATGCGCTGAATCAGGCGAAATCGTTATCTCTGACAGGTATTGGCTCCACAGTAACCGATGCAGAGCGACAAGCACTGGCCGATGAGGTTGCCTCTTTGCGAACTCAGGTTGTGAATATTGGCAATACACAATTTCGAGGTCAGTATCTCTTTTCCGGCAGTGAAACAGAAGTGGCTCCGTTTGAAGAACTGGCGAATGGGCAGGTCGTTTATCGGGGCGACACCCATCAGATCCAGTCTTATCTTGATTCACAAATATTATTACCCAACAACTTCGACGGGATTACCGCGTTTTCTGCAAGCACCCCTGAAGTTGGAAACGACATCAATCCTGCATTAACCCTGCAAACGAAAATCTCTGATCTGAATAGTGGCCGTGGAGTGAACCTGGATTCAATTACGGTGACCCTGGATAATGGAACTCCCCAGACACAAACGGTGGATGTTTCTGGCGCGGAAACAATCCAAGATCTTAAGACGCTTCTGGAAAATGCATTTTCAGGTGGCCCATTGACTTTGACCGTTGATGTTGACCCGGCTAGCCTAAATGGTCTTCGCTTGACACCTTCAGCTGGTACTGTCGCTGTCTCAAATGTGGCAGGGTCAACACTTGCTACAGATCTGGGAATTGCCAGTGCCGCTGTGGCTCAAGTCAATGGAACTGATATTGATCCAGGTATCACTCTGCAGACTACATTGGCTTCTCTCAATGGAGGAACCGGAATTGGTACGACGACCGGTAAAGGATTAGTGATCAACAACGGTGGAAAAACGGAAACAATCGACCTTTCAACAGCGAATACGATTGAAGATGTATTTAACCTGATACGTACGCTCGATCCCAACTTAACTCTTGGAATCAACAAAAATCAGAATGGTTTAGCGATTTCCAGTCGCATTAGTGGTGCCGATTTTTCAATTGGTGAGAACGATGGAGGTGCCAACGCAGCAGGTCTGGGAATTGCGACATTTTCAGCGAGTACTCCCCTGTCTGAATTGAATTATGGTCGTGGCGTTGACGTTGATTCTTCTAACCAGCTTCAAATTATTCGCCGCGATGGATCGACGATCGATATTGATCTCAGCGGTTCAGTTACAGTACAGGATGTGATTGACAAGATTAACGATTTTGAAACATTCGATGGTACGACGCTGCTGGCGGATTTGAATCTGGGGCAGGGAGTCCCTGTGGGTGCGACAACACTGGATATTACGCGCAGAGATGCTTCGGTCGTCAATGTTAATTTAGCCGGTGATACGACGGTCCAGGACGTCCTGGATTCCATCAACGCCATCGATCCGGGGAATCTGGTTGCCAGTATTGATCCTACTACAAATGCGATTCAGATTACCGATAATTCGGGAGCAGGTCCATTAAGTATTGCCAGTGATGTCGTCTCTCAGGCTCTGGGGTTGGCGGTGACTGAACCGGGAACAAACAATACGGTTCCATTGCAAGGAAATTTTATTCCCATTCATCTCCAGGCGACACTCAATACGACAGGTAACGGACTTACGATTTTTGATGCATCAGGAACGGGACCTTTAGAGATTCCTCCGATCGAACTTGCATTTGCGCTGGGAATCGATGGTGTAGAAACGGGTAATGATCCTTTAGTCGGGCTGGTCGGCAAAGACCCCAATCCTAAAGAGTCTACGGGGGTTTTAAGTCTGCTCTCTCGGCTGGAAACTGGTTTAAGGAATGGGAATGACCAGGAGATTGAGCGAATCGGAGCGTTGATTGATGTCGAAATTGGTCGCATGACACGCGTCCGTGGCGACATCGGTTCGCGTCTTAAAGTTCTGGAGGAAGCTGACAATCGCCTCAAAGACCAGGCTGTGGAACTGGAAGCCACACTTTCAAAGGAATTTGAAGTGGATTTGACCGAAGTGATTGTTGAAATCACACAACGGCAAACAGCCTTCGAAGCGAATCTGCAGGTGACCTCTCAAGCGCTCCAATTGACCCTCTTGTCGTTTCTCTAA
- the rpsI gene encoding 30S ribosomal protein S9, with translation MENETPEEDTTQETPEVEAAEQAADVPAEETVDSGVPELALGSTLASDVEEEDDVVKPEPIIRGKLDKHGVAMGTGRRKTAVARVRIQSGSGSLTINGVSLDDYLKVERDRQMVEAPLKATETYGKVDVWVRVNGGGTTGQTGAIVLGIARALEAYNNQFHETLSAGRFLTRDSRMVERKKFGYKKARKSFQFSKR, from the coding sequence ATGGAAAATGAGACTCCGGAAGAAGACACAACGCAAGAAACGCCAGAAGTAGAAGCTGCTGAGCAAGCAGCAGATGTACCAGCAGAAGAAACTGTTGATTCAGGCGTCCCGGAATTGGCCCTGGGTTCTACTCTGGCTTCAGATGTTGAAGAAGAAGACGACGTTGTAAAACCAGAACCAATTATTCGAGGAAAACTGGATAAACACGGCGTTGCGATGGGAACAGGCCGTCGTAAAACCGCAGTAGCACGAGTTCGTATTCAATCTGGTTCCGGAAGCCTGACAATCAATGGGGTTTCTCTGGATGATTACCTCAAAGTGGAGCGCGACCGGCAAATGGTGGAAGCTCCTCTCAAAGCAACTGAGACATATGGTAAAGTCGATGTCTGGGTACGTGTGAATGGAGGCGGAACAACAGGGCAAACGGGGGCCATCGTTTTGGGGATTGCTCGTGCTCTTGAAGCCTACAATAATCAGTTCCACGAAACTCTAAGTGCCGGACGATTCCTGACACGTGATAGTCGTATGGTGGAACGCAAGAAATTTGGTTATAAGAAAGCCCGTAAGAGTTTTCAGTTCTCCAAGCGATGA
- the flgK gene encoding flagellar hook-associated protein FlgK — protein sequence MGLNATLAMAKQSLEMFGTGIQVAGQNISNAGTPGYIREEMVVNAADPYRQGALVLGTGAEISGIQQQIDLFLETRIHSANTDYSSIQERNLIYKQLEGELRELSSGDLSTGLNDFLATINNVVNQPSSIPDREFVINEAEKFAAEISSLRLRVNELREVQSVNVENLVKEANELIDTIIDLNPKISRLEASGLLQSDAGGLRTQRYTALNRLSELVPIRYRERTDGAIDVFTGSDFLVLAGTSQKLTLQTDTDRGVVVHEVSLSQTNSTISRTGGELKGIIEGRDDILGGFVDELDTYASNLIFEFNKIHASGQGTAGFEQLTSASRALDPAATLNSTQSGLPFQPTHGSFEIKVTNKTTGITNTSTINVDLDGIGADSTLNSISAAIGGVANLNSTVTTDGHLTITASPDFEFQFANDTSGALATIGINTLFTGSDSSDIQINSVIMQNQQFLATGQGGGPSDGSNAVLLAAFAENPIDALGGINLDGYYEKIVGNIAQSSASEAALSEGAQAFRDSLLGQREQFSGVSIDEETIKVLTFQRAFQSAARLVSTVDELFTILLNI from the coding sequence ATGGGACTTAATGCAACGCTAGCAATGGCTAAGCAATCGCTTGAAATGTTCGGAACTGGTATTCAAGTTGCCGGCCAGAATATTTCAAATGCGGGGACTCCCGGTTATATCCGCGAAGAAATGGTGGTTAATGCGGCTGATCCGTATCGACAGGGTGCGCTTGTTCTGGGAACAGGGGCAGAGATCTCTGGAATTCAGCAACAGATTGATCTGTTCCTGGAAACGCGAATTCATTCTGCGAATACCGATTATTCCTCTATTCAGGAACGGAACCTGATTTATAAACAATTAGAGGGTGAGTTAAGAGAACTCTCGTCAGGAGACCTTTCCACCGGACTAAATGACTTTCTAGCGACGATTAATAATGTCGTGAATCAACCCAGTTCAATTCCCGACCGTGAGTTTGTGATCAACGAGGCCGAAAAGTTCGCTGCAGAGATCAGTTCACTTCGTTTAAGAGTGAATGAGCTTAGAGAAGTACAATCGGTTAACGTTGAAAATCTGGTGAAAGAAGCCAACGAGTTGATCGATACCATTATCGATTTAAATCCCAAGATTTCCAGGTTAGAAGCATCTGGTTTATTACAAAGTGATGCGGGTGGGTTGAGAACACAACGTTACACAGCTTTGAATCGTCTTTCTGAATTGGTCCCCATCCGATATCGGGAACGGACTGATGGTGCGATTGATGTTTTTACCGGTTCTGATTTTTTGGTGTTAGCAGGGACTTCACAGAAGCTGACTTTACAAACTGACACAGATAGAGGCGTTGTAGTCCACGAAGTATCCCTCTCACAGACGAATAGTACAATCTCACGTACAGGCGGAGAACTGAAGGGAATTATCGAAGGACGGGATGATATCCTTGGTGGATTTGTTGATGAGCTCGATACCTATGCTTCCAACCTGATTTTTGAATTCAATAAAATACACGCTTCAGGCCAGGGAACTGCTGGTTTTGAACAGTTGACTTCGGCATCACGTGCATTGGATCCTGCTGCTACGCTGAATTCAACCCAGTCCGGTCTTCCATTTCAGCCGACGCATGGTAGTTTTGAAATCAAAGTCACTAACAAAACAACGGGGATCACAAATACTTCAACCATTAATGTGGACTTAGATGGGATTGGTGCGGATTCTACTTTAAACAGTATCTCAGCGGCCATCGGAGGAGTTGCCAATTTGAACTCCACCGTGACGACGGATGGGCATCTTACAATTACCGCGAGTCCAGATTTCGAATTTCAATTTGCCAACGATACAAGTGGTGCTCTGGCTACGATTGGCATTAATACATTGTTTACGGGTAGCGATTCCAGCGACATTCAGATTAACTCGGTTATCATGCAAAACCAGCAATTCCTGGCAACTGGTCAGGGAGGAGGTCCTTCTGATGGGAGTAATGCCGTTCTGCTAGCAGCATTTGCCGAGAATCCCATTGATGCATTAGGGGGTATCAATCTGGATGGCTACTATGAAAAGATTGTTGGGAATATTGCACAGTCTTCTGCGTCCGAGGCAGCGCTCTCTGAGGGGGCACAAGCCTTTCGAGATTCTCTGTTAGGACAACGCGAGCAGTTTTCTGGAGTCAGTATCGATGAAGAAACAATTAAAGTTTTAACATTTCAGCGTGCGTTTCAATCTGCTGCGAGATTGGTCAGTACCGTCGATGAACTATTTACCATTTTGCTTAATATTTGA
- a CDS encoding amidohydrolase family protein codes for MEQISVIDTHQHLWDLDLFQLPWLELPGISSLRRSFLMSDYLEATQNCGITQTVYMEVNVHPDLQRQEARHVLALCSQAENPMSGAVIGGMPGGSGFGQYLEEFAENPFLKGVRTVLHDPDRPQGMCLKPQFKENIKLLGEMGLSFDLCMRPGEIKDAVELVDACPSTRFIVDHCGNMSVQPHEQDSRSDWEQGMRLLAEREQVMCKISGIVVTATPGVWQPIDLKENIDFCLDTFGEDRVFFGGDWPVCTLSATYDSWFNALKWIVRERSSTFQQKLFHDNAQAFYGLNSL; via the coding sequence ATGGAACAGATATCAGTCATAGATACCCACCAGCATCTCTGGGATTTGGACTTGTTTCAGCTTCCTTGGCTTGAACTCCCGGGCATCTCGTCTTTACGACGTAGTTTTCTAATGTCTGATTATCTCGAAGCAACACAGAATTGCGGCATCACACAAACTGTGTATATGGAAGTGAATGTTCATCCAGATCTTCAGCGGCAGGAGGCAAGGCACGTATTGGCATTATGCAGTCAGGCAGAGAATCCCATGTCAGGAGCTGTGATTGGTGGGATGCCGGGAGGATCAGGCTTTGGTCAATATCTCGAAGAATTTGCTGAGAATCCATTTCTGAAAGGAGTCAGGACGGTTTTACATGATCCAGACCGACCACAAGGTATGTGCCTCAAACCACAATTCAAGGAAAATATCAAACTGCTTGGAGAAATGGGCTTGAGTTTTGACTTGTGTATGCGACCAGGAGAAATTAAGGATGCAGTTGAATTAGTTGATGCCTGTCCGTCAACCCGCTTTATTGTCGATCATTGCGGCAATATGAGTGTGCAGCCTCATGAGCAGGACAGTCGTTCTGACTGGGAACAGGGAATGCGATTACTGGCTGAACGTGAGCAGGTCATGTGCAAGATTTCGGGAATCGTGGTGACGGCCACACCTGGAGTATGGCAACCCATTGATTTAAAAGAGAATATTGATTTCTGCCTGGACACATTTGGAGAAGACCGTGTGTTTTTTGGAGGCGATTGGCCCGTCTGTACGCTGAGTGCAACATATGATTCCTGGTTCAACGCATTGAAGTGGATTGTTCGGGAACGTTCTTCCACATTTCAGCAGAAGTTATTTCACGATAATGCACAGGCCTTTTATGGTCTCAATTCTCTATAA